The Pseudodesulfovibrio cashew genomic sequence GTCGTCGTAATATGAGAGTTCGCCATGATAGCGCCACCCCTTGCGGTCCTTGAGCAGTTCTTTCCAGCCCGGATCGCCCACGATGAGCGGGTCGAAATCGAGAATGCGCAGGACGCAGTCCAGTCGGTACATGAGCGTGGACTGCCAGGTGAGGAAAGTCTCGAAAGCCTGCTTGCGCTCGGGGCCCAGCGCTTCGAACTCGTCGCGCAATTCGGGGAAATGGCGGATCAGGAAACGGCCCGAACAAGGCTCATCGGATTCCCCGAAGGCCTTGGCCACCATCAGCCCCGCCTCCACCAGCCGTTCCGAGGGGCGTGCCGCGGCGATGCGCTTCACCGTCTTGGTCAGCATGGAGTTGCCCACAAAGGAAATGGGCGCGCGCCACTCCTCCACCGGTTCGGTGCGGCGAGGCACCAGCCGGGTGGGGTCGGCTCCCAGAGGGAGATGAAAGACATTCCGGAAGCCCATCTCACGCAGGGAGTCGAGGTTGTCCGCGTCCCAGGAAAAAATGGCCGTGCGCGCGCCGTGCAGGTTGCTGTAGACCCCGAGGATCAGGTGGGGGTTGTCCACGAACCAGGAGGCCAAGGGCACGTCGAACTTGCGCAACAGCGAGGCCAGGACCCCCTCCCTGTCCACGCCAAGGTGATTGACCGTGAGCACGAAGTCCGGCTTGAACTGGGTCAGGGTGGAGACCATCCGGGAGACGAACGTATCCATGTCCATCTCCTTGGTGTCCAGATCCATGAGCAGATGCTCGATGCCCAGCCGCTCACAGGCGGCCTTGAGCTCGCCGATGAGAAAATACTGGCTGGTCAACAGCAGAATGCGGGGCAGCTTGCCCCGAAATTTTGGCCAGGCGGAAGATTCGTGCATTGCACCTCCCTATCGGCAGGAGCCCTTTTTGTCCATAGGGCTGGCCGAGATATGGCGGACGGAACAAAAAAAGACACCCGCACGGATGCGGGTGTCTCATATATTCTATAGTAGTGGCTCCGATCAGCGCTGGATGGCGAAGGGCCAGGCCATGATGCCGCCCTCCATGACCTTGACGTTGGTCCAGCCGTTAGCTTCCAGCACCCGCTGCGCTTCATAGCCGCGCATGGATATCTTGCAGAAGGTGATGATCTCGGCGTCCTTGTCCTGGGGCAGTTCGTCCAGGGCGTTACGCAGCTTGCCCAGGGGGATGAGCTTTTCGCCCACGCCGAGGCGCATCTCCTCGAACTCCGCCGGGGCGCGCACGTCCAGGATGAACGGCGTTTCGCCGGAATCAACCAGCTTCTTGACATCGGCGTTGCTGATGCCCGCCATGCGGCCGTCGATCTTGTTGCCGAGGATGTGCGCGGTGGTGATGAAGTGGTCGATGGCCAGGGAGAACGGCGGCGCGTAGGGAAGGTCGGCCACGCCGATGTCCCAGACCGTGTTGCCGTTCATGACCGCCATGGCCGCTTCCGCAACCTGCCGGTTGACCTCGCCGGGGCCCACGCACTGGAACCCGAGGATGCGCCCGGTCTTGGCGTCGGCGACCATCTTGGAGACCAGCAGCTTGGCGCCCATGAAACCGGGCTTGTCCATGCTGGCGTTGGTGGCGGTGACCACCTCGTAGCCTTCGTCGATGGCCCGCTTCTCGGACAGGCCGGTGGAGCCTGCGCTGAGATCGAAGACCTTGCAGATGCCGCTGTTGATGGTGCCGGGGAACACGGCCTTGTCGCCAAGGATCATGTTGTCGGCCACCACGCGGGCCTCCAGGTTGGCCAGGTCGCCGTAGGGGGCAAAGGCTTTCTTGCCGGTGATCCGGTTATTGATCTCCACGCAGTCGCCCGCAGCGTAGATGGAGGGATCGGAGGTGCGCATGTGCTCGTCAACCGCAACAGCGCCGGTCACGCCGATCTCGAGTCCGGCTTCCTTGGCCAGGGAGACGTTGGGGACCACGCCGATGGAGACCACGGCCACTTCGCACGGGATGATCGTGCCGTCCTTGAGCTTGACGCCCGTGAGCTTGCCGTTCTCGCCGACGAACTCGGACACGCCGTTCTCGGTGTGCACGGTGACGCCCTTGGAGCCCACGTGACGCTCCACCAGCTTGGCGATCTCCCAGTCAAGAAAGAGGAGCAGCTGGGGCAGCATCTCGACCACGTCGACCTTCATGCCGGAATCGGCCAGGGCCTCGCAGACCTCGATACCGATGAGGCCGCCGCCCACGATGACCGCGTTGTTCACCTGACCGGAGTCGCGCAGCTCGCGGAGCTTGTCCGCGTCCCGCATCTCGGACAGGCCACGCACGCCCTCCAGGTCGATGCCCGGAATGGGCGGACGGCGCGGAGTGGCGCCGGTGCACAGCACCAGCTTGTCGTAGGGCAGCGTGCCGGACTCGCCGGTGGCGCTGTTGGTGAAGGCCACGGTCTTGTTGTCGCGGTCGATGGCCGTGACTTCCGTGTTCACGCGGGCCTTGACGCCCTTGGCCGCAGCAAAAAAGGCCTCGTCGCGGACCACGCCGGTGGGGGTGGCCAGCAGTGCGCTGCGCTCGTCGAAGTTGCCGCCGATGTAGTAGGGATAGCCGCAGGAGGCCATGGACAGCTCGGGGGCCTTCTGCAGCAGGGTCACGTCCGCGCTTTCGTCAAGCCGTTTGGCGCGGGCCGCGGCCTTGGGACCGGCGGCGGACCCGCCGACGACGATGATTTTCTGTTCGCTCATGTGAAATCTCCTATGTTCGATTCGCTGCCTTGCAGCGATTGCAATACATGCCCGGATGGGCATCGGATGAGTCCTTGCCAGGCCGTCTCCCCAAAGGGACGGCGGACGCGTCTTGCGGAACTCTGCTGCGAATAAGGCCGCATGGCTTTTGTAGCCAGCCATGGCCGATTGTCTCCGCCGGACGCAACTAGGGTCTACTCAATCCGCCATGCGATAACATTGATTGAGATCAACGGGTTGATTTTTTTTGCGGTCCTCCACCGCGCCGCGCCATCCGGGCCATTTCTTTTCAGGATCACGTCTTGTCCTTTGCACGCCAAACGGGTAATTTCCCCCGAACTCGGCACGCGCCCTCCAGAATAGAAACCGCAACGGGAGAGAACATGTCAAACCCATCCGTCACCGCCGTCATCCTCGCCGCCGGCAAGGGCACCCGAATGCACTCGGACAAGCCCAAGGTTCTGCAGACGCTCCTCAACGAGCCCATGCTCCACTATGTCTACGCCGCCCTTAAGCCGGTCCTGGACACGGCCCTGACCGTGGTGGGACACGGCGCGGAGATGGTCGAAGCGGCCTTCCCCGACAAAAAAGACGGCTTCGTGGTCCAGGCCGAACAATTGGGCACGGGCCACGCCCTCCAGGTGGCCTGGGACGCGGTCAAGGCCAGCGGCGCCGAGTACTGCATGGTTATCAACGGCGACACCCCGCTGGTGACGAGCGAGGCGCTCTCCCGGCTGGCGGACGTGGCGGGCTGTTGCGACCTGGCTTTCCTGACGATCACGCCCAAGGACCCGGCCTCGTTCGGGCGGGTGGTCCGGGACGAAGACCGGAGAATAACCGCCATCGTCGAGGCCAAGGACTACGACATCAACGAACACGGACCTGTCACCGGCGAGGTCAACGCAGGTCTGTACCTGCTCAGGGTTGCGACCATCGAGCCGTTGCTCGACGAATTGCGCAACGAGAACGCCAGCGGCGAATACTACGTCACCGACCTGGTCGGCCTGGCCGTGTCGCGCGGCTTGCGCGTGGACGGCGTGCAGTGCGGCGACGACCTGAGCCTCATGGGCATCAACTCCCCCAGGGAGCTGGCGGCTGCGGAAAGCGCCCTGCGGCGAGGCATCGTGTACGACCTCCTTGATAAGGGAGTGCTCATCCACAACCCGGAGACCGTGATCATCGGCCCCGAGGTGAACGTGGAGCCGGGCGCGGAAATTTTCGGTCACTGCGAGATCTACGGGCGATCCACGGTAAAGCGCGGCGCGCGACTGGGCTCGTACACCTACATCACCGACGGCGTATTCGAGCCGGGCTGCGACGTCAGGCAGTTCTGCCACATCGAGGGCGCGCACGTGGGCCCCGGCGCCTGGGTGGGCCCCTACGCCAGGCTCCGTCCCGGCGCGGTGCTCAAGGAAGGAGCCCGGGTGGGCAACTTCGTGGAGATGAAGAAGGCGGTCCTGGGCGAAGGCTCCAAGGCGAGCCACCTGACG encodes the following:
- a CDS encoding FAD-dependent oxidoreductase — protein: MSEQKIIVVGGSAAGPKAAARAKRLDESADVTLLQKAPELSMASCGYPYYIGGNFDERSALLATPTGVVRDEAFFAAAKGVKARVNTEVTAIDRDNKTVAFTNSATGESGTLPYDKLVLCTGATPRRPPIPGIDLEGVRGLSEMRDADKLRELRDSGQVNNAVIVGGGLIGIEVCEALADSGMKVDVVEMLPQLLLFLDWEIAKLVERHVGSKGVTVHTENGVSEFVGENGKLTGVKLKDGTIIPCEVAVVSIGVVPNVSLAKEAGLEIGVTGAVAVDEHMRTSDPSIYAAGDCVEINNRITGKKAFAPYGDLANLEARVVADNMILGDKAVFPGTINSGICKVFDLSAGSTGLSEKRAIDEGYEVVTATNASMDKPGFMGAKLLVSKMVADAKTGRILGFQCVGPGEVNRQVAEAAMAVMNGNTVWDIGVADLPYAPPFSLAIDHFITTAHILGNKIDGRMAGISNADVKKLVDSGETPFILDVRAPAEFEEMRLGVGEKLIPLGKLRNALDELPQDKDAEIITFCKISMRGYEAQRVLEANGWTNVKVMEGGIMAWPFAIQR
- the glmU gene encoding bifunctional UDP-N-acetylglucosamine diphosphorylase/glucosamine-1-phosphate N-acetyltransferase GlmU, whose amino-acid sequence is MSNPSVTAVILAAGKGTRMHSDKPKVLQTLLNEPMLHYVYAALKPVLDTALTVVGHGAEMVEAAFPDKKDGFVVQAEQLGTGHALQVAWDAVKASGAEYCMVINGDTPLVTSEALSRLADVAGCCDLAFLTITPKDPASFGRVVRDEDRRITAIVEAKDYDINEHGPVTGEVNAGLYLLRVATIEPLLDELRNENASGEYYVTDLVGLAVSRGLRVDGVQCGDDLSLMGINSPRELAAAESALRRGIVYDLLDKGVLIHNPETVIIGPEVNVEPGAEIFGHCEIYGRSTVKRGARLGSYTYITDGVFEPGCDVRQFCHIEGAHVGPGAWVGPYARLRPGAVLKEGARVGNFVEMKKAVLGEGSKASHLTYLGDTEVGAGANIGAGTITCNYDGKNKFKTVIGDGAFIGSNTALVAPVTVGRNALVGAGSTITKDVPDEGAGIARGKQVNIKRRLKKSD
- a CDS encoding CgeB family protein; this encodes MHESSAWPKFRGKLPRILLLTSQYFLIGELKAACERLGIEHLLMDLDTKEMDMDTFVSRMVSTLTQFKPDFVLTVNHLGVDREGVLASLLRKFDVPLASWFVDNPHLILGVYSNLHGARTAIFSWDADNLDSLREMGFRNVFHLPLGADPTRLVPRRTEPVEEWRAPISFVGNSMLTKTVKRIAAARPSERLVEAGLMVAKAFGESDEPCSGRFLIRHFPELRDEFEALGPERKQAFETFLTWQSTLMYRLDCVLRILDFDPLIVGDPGWKELLKDRKGWRYHGELSYYDDLPDFYPLSEINFNCTSQQMKGAVNQRVFDVPTCGAFLLTDYRRQMEELFEPGSEIVYYEHPDQIPGLVDLYLNDPERRRAVAEAARKRVLAEHTYDHRMAALVETMRRTFE